In Pseudorasbora parva isolate DD20220531a chromosome 9, ASM2467924v1, whole genome shotgun sequence, the following proteins share a genomic window:
- the rreb1b gene encoding ras-responsive element-binding protein 1 isoform X3, with translation MEMESASPEKTVSNGVGAADVNEQSNLPEDTVNNKPSTHTTEPVEETDCDGMDRPEHEDEGGVRTEEELSSINSMMSTVMNVGQINGVDSEPTKTSPRNTTKSPSANRTGRRNQVLQKEVKEDRSSFICPLCNKNCMTQHQLTMHIRQHNTDSGGTDHSCSICGKALSSASSLDRHMLVHSGERPYKCVICSQTFTTNGNMHRHMKIHEKDANSIPTSNSSQINKHRRLSTKRKPSAEDEAEQAEEPPVKKVMLMQKSGEDDSIKSEEDPLHCPICFKTFICKYDLESHMETHPDTTLRCNICCITFRTHRGLLRHNAVIHNQLPTDPTGRPFIQNNPSIPLGFGDLAFIDFSCQKFPQIAQIWCESNLRRCSSKFHKFVCEVCNKAFPLQQSLDLHKSSHKCNTDTSTEPQEQNAYAIKDTPKVNSHSMDTKEVNEQITHVDSTRSDEKNGFMECLGLQHSSFAKPEKSEEQIQQEVLDSIRFIRVEPPSTNLPQESSSSLGISIMEPVSLQAMNKNAALSLLSLQPLHGVVSSGMFVPISGQAAVELADIEQILKIAASVPPQMSLSLLPKGLGSPLQVDPKQISSLNPKPLITPRSSMGASTPPPPVMNAQQASSGNISPSLPPQTGQQVRATRQSLASSSSSTSSSPTNWESTQLGPDVIGTTIISYETGKQEEFDSKEKESRVVGKKTAKAEYPCRFCKEVFSFLGGLQAHMRHHLGASPYQCTICSYAAPDNATLIRHLRTHSGERPYVCRLCHYPFTVKANCERHLRKKHMKNTRKDIEKNIEYVTTSSSVSIGGTTLELLDAAGAGSTSCRYCGEDLKNYRALQIHLRTHNGCQRKPFECRQCGVAFLAKRNCIHHLLKHHPDVPEREIEEHIKSLVPVVVGGDTTVQTNPPTSNGLINSIVPQSVGPFSAPAEDQDQPLDFSSKSQKSIASNVKLEGTTSPPFNDCSMEPIDLSIPKDPEKKRMMKELPQSMSLNHHKVKKEKNSETTPGLLTALPVSTSNLAPALSSDLTKHFTRLKPLLPKPSSVSSTSEMAPLASIAQIISSVSATPVLIETGIDAKNTVSAMDFNTISEKKGLGTAKLDSTQNVSPDNSKKRGKKRTFQEEFCDPRLATGSGIDLESSGEFPSVEKMLATTDANKFSPYLQPSQMEPMKEEKEKPSVNKEAKEGREDKPKKPPQNKGKKNAYSNSVQKMTCPYCPRLFPWASSLQRHMLTHTGQKPYPCPQCESFFSTKSNCERHLLRKHGISNRALQTSGSRPKPKADEGSQGSTGSIESVSDAEPSVDIVDMSSVNPKQEERASSPEQAPEQTGQSGAEQTDSSTDPNQTQPAEGKPERVENDDDDDSQSNKSLDMNLASKLVDFKLSGTEQNQPKSTAEPVSPPDEFPHTCASCKKTFRHAATLSRHQKSHNQEVQSEDGGKKGRRQSASQNPITAPRKEMEQDANLEDDEKEENSSCVESGVDEEEKERDDTSDDEEEAASSELRALEEEGESAGGKTDKRKKICAVCSKRFWSLQDLTRHMRSHTGERPYKCQTCHRTFTLKHSLVRHQRVHQKPTDEKGTDEAEMNEETDGARDDERVMEGKDIRCSSGSESEATAPIQSENECEKAGVPQKEESDGHLKDIKEKQHPDDTSMEMSFAEEPPKEPQPDGAEQEEHPTEEQLVDSVETQSGCGPEPAKISVSSCTAAQEMTETPVQ, from the exons ATGG AAATGGAAAGTGCCTCTCCTGAAAAGACTGTCAGCAATGGTGTCGGGGCTGCCGATGTGAATGAACAGTCTAATTTACCAGAAGACACTGTTAACAATAagccatccacacacacaacagaaccTGTTGAAG AAACAGACTGTGATGGAATGGACAGACCAGAGCATGAAGATGAAGGTGGAGTCAGAACAGAGGAGGAGCTGTCCTCCATCAACTCCATGATGAGCACTGTCATGAATGTGGGCCAGATCAATGGAGTCGACTCTGAGCCCACCAAAACATCTCCCAGAAATACCACCAAATCACCCTCTGCCAACCGTACTGGGAGAAGAAATCAGGTATTGCAGAAG GAAGTCAAAGAAGATCGCTCAAGCTTCATTTGCCCCCTGTGTAACAAAAACTGCATGACACAGCACCAGCTCACCATGCATATCAGACAG CACAACACAGATAGTGGGGGTACTGACCACTCCTGCAGTATCTGTGGGAAGGCTTTGAGCTCGGCCAGTTCTCTGGACCGCCACATGCTGGTTCACAGTGGAGAGAGGCCATACAAGTGTGTGATATGTAGCCAGACATTCACCACCAATGGAAACATGCACAG GCACATGAAAATACATGAAAAGGATGCAAACAGTATTCCTACCTCCAATTCTTCCCAAATAAACAAGCACCGACGACTTTCTACTAAGAGAAAGCCCAGTGCAGAGGATGAAGCGGAGCAGGCTGAGGAACCACCAGTTAAAAAG GTGATGTTGATGCAAAAGTCTGGAGAGGACGATTCTATCAAGAGTGAAGAAGATCCCCTTCACTGCCCCATCTGCTTTAAGACATTCATCTGTAAATATGATCTGGAATCACACATGGAGACACATCCTGACACTACACTCAG GTGTAATATTTGTTGCATTACCTTTCGTACGCACCGTGGTCTCCTGCGTCATAATGCCGTCATTCATAATCAGCTTCCCACTGACCCCACTGGACGACCCTTTATCCAGAATAACCCCTCCATACCTCTGGGGTTTGGAGACTTGGCTTTCATTGACTTCAGCTGTCAAAAGTTTCCCCAAATTGCACAG atctGGTGTGAGAGTAATTTGCGCAGATGCTCTAGCAAGTTCCATAAATTTGTTTGTGAGGTCTGCAACAAGGCCTTCCCTCTTCAGCAGTCTTTGGATCTCCACAAATCCTCACATAAATGTAACACAGACACCAGCACTGAACCTCAGGAACAAAATGCATATGCTATTAAGGATACACCCAAAGTCAACTCCCATTCCATGGATACCAAGGAGGTCAATGAACAAATAACACATGTTGATAGTACCCGTTCAGATGAGAAGAACGGTTTCATGGAGTGCCTAGGTCTCCAGCACTCCTCTTTTGCCAAGCCAGAGAAATCAGAAGAGCAAATTCAGCAGGAAGTTTTAGACagcattcgcttcattcgcgtcgAGCCACCTTCAACAAATCTACCTCAAGAAAGCAGTAGCAGTCTCGGCATCTCTATTATGGAGCCTGTCTCTCTTCAAGCCATGAACAAGAATGCCGCCCTCAGCCTCCTGTCGTTACAGCCGCTCCATGGTGTTGTTAGTAGCGGTATGTTTGTCCCAATAAGTGGTCAAGCTGCTGTGGAGCTGGCGGACATTGAACAAATCCTTAAGATCGCAGCCTCAGTGCCACCTCAGATGTCTTTGTCTCTGCTTCCCAAAGGTCTGGGCAGTCCTTTACAGGTTGACCCCAAACAAATTTCTTCCCTGAACCCTAAGCCTTTAATCACTCCTCGATCCAGCATGGGTGCTTCCACACCCCCTCCACCCGTCATGAACGCCCAACAGGCCTCATCGGGTAACATCAGTCCTAGCCTTCCACCCCAAACGGGCCAACAAGTAAGAGCTACCAGACAATCATTAGCCTCCTCTTCGTCCTCAACCTCGTCCTCTCCCACAAATTGGGAGTCTACTCAACTGGGGCCAGATGTCATAGGAACCACGATTATCTCTTATGAAACTGGAAAGCAAGAAGAGTTTGACAGTAAAGAGAAGGAATCAAGAGTTGTGGGCAAGAAGACAGCCAAGGCCGAGTACCCTTGTCGGTTCTGCAAAGAagtcttttcatttttaggtggtCTTCAGGCTCATATGCGTCACCATCTGGGAGCTTCGCCATATCAGTGTACCATTTGTAGCTATGCCGCTCCTGACAACGCAACGTTGATTCGACATCTCAGAACGCACAGCGGTGAGCGGCCATACGTATGTCGCCTCTGTCACTACCCTTTCACTGTGAAGGCCAACTGTGAACGCCATCTGCGTAAGAAACACATGAAGAACACACGAAAAGACATAGAGAAAAACATAGAATATGTAACCACCTCCTCTAGCGTGAGCATTGGAGGCACAACATTAGAACTCCTTGATGCGGCTGGTGCCGGTAGCACATCTTGTCGATATTGTGGGGAGGACCTTAAGAACTATCGAGCCCTTCAGATTCATCTGCGAACACACAATGGATGTCAACGTAAGCCATTTGAGTGTAGGCAATGTGGGGTGGCATTTCTCGCTAAAAGGAACTGCATTCACCACTTGCTGAAGCACCACCCAGATGTTCCAGAAAGGGAAATTGAAGAACACATTAAAAGTCTTGTACCAGTTGTGGTTGGAGGAGACACCACTGTTCAAACCAACCCTCCAACCTCAAATGGGCTGATTAACAGCATTGTCCCTCAGAGTGTAGGTCCCTTCTCTGCACCCGCTGAGGACCAGGACCAGCCTTTGGATTTCTCTAGCAAATCTCAAAAATCAATTGCTTCAAATGTTAAGCTTGAAGGAACAACATCTCCTCCCTTTAATGACTGCTCTATGGAGCCCATTGATCTCTCAATACCTAAGGATCCTGAGAAGAAGAGAATGATGAAAGAACTTCCTCAGAGCATGTCCCTGAACCATCATAAGGTCAAGAAAGAAAAGAACTCTGAAACAACCCCtggacttcttacagctctccCAGTTTCCACTTCTAACTTGGCCCCAGCTCTATCCAGTGACCTTACCAAACACTTTACTCGTTTGAAGCCACTTTTACCAAAACCATCTTCTGTTTCCAGTACTTCTGAAATGGCTCCGCTGGCCTCCATTGCTCAGATCATCTCGTCTGTGTCAGCTACCCCGGTGCTGATCGAAACGGGAATAGATGCCAAGAACACTGTTAGTGCAATGGATTTTAATACAATAAGTGAGAAGAAGGGTCTAGGCACCGCTAAACTCGATTCCACTCAAAATGTATCTCCTGATAACTCAAAGAAGAGAGGCAAGAAGAGAACATTTCAGGAGGAGTTCTGTGATCCAAGATTGGCAACAGGCAGTGGCATTGACCTTGAGTCAAGTGGCGAGTTTCCCAGTGTAGAGAAAATGCTAGCTACTACTGATGCAAATAAATTCAGCCCCTACTTACAACCCAGTCAGATGGAGCCAATGAAAGAAGAGAAAGAGAAGCCGTCTGTCAATAAGGAGGCAAAGGAAGGACGAGAGGACAAGCCAAAGAAACCCCCACAGAACAAAGGAAAGAAGAATGCCTACTCCAATTCAGTGCAGAAAATGACCTGCCCGTACTGCCCACGTTTGTTCCCCTGGGCCAGCTCATTGCAAAGGCATATGCTAACACACACAG GTCAGAAGCCATACCCTTGTCCTCAGTGTGAGTCGTTCTTCTCCACCAAGTCAAACTGTGAGCGCCACCTGCTCCGCAAACATGGGATATCTAACCGAGCACTTCAAACCAGTGGATCTCGACCCAAACCTAAAGCTGACGAAGGGTCCCAAGGAAGCACAGGCAGTATTG AGAGCGTATCTGACGCTGAACCTTCTGTGGATATTGTGGATATGAGCTCTGTCAACCCCAAACAAGAAGAGAGAGCTTCATCCCCAGAACAAGCACCAGAACAAACAGGACAATCAGGCGCTGAACAAACAGACAGCAGCACAGATCCAAACCAAACACAGCCAGCTGAAGGAAAGCCTGAGAGAGTAgaaaatgatgatgatgacgactCTCAGAGCAACAAGAGTCTTGATATGAACCTTGCCAGCAAGCTCGTAGACTTCAAGCTTTCTGGAACAGAGCAGAACCAGCCTAAATCAACTGCTGAACCGGTTTCTCCTCCCGACGAGTTCCCCCACACCTGTGCGTCCTGCAAAAAGACCTTCCGCCATGCAGCCACTCTCAGCCGGCACCAGAAATCTCACAATCAGGAGGTCCAGTCCGAGGATGGAGGCAAGAAGGGAAGACGCCAAAGTGCTTCACAAAACCCAATCACAGCGCCCAGAAAAGAGATGGAGCAGGACGCAAATTTAGAAGATGATGAAAAGGAGGAGAATAGCAGCTGTGTAGAAAGTGGTGTTGatgaggaggagaaggagagaGACGATACGAGTGATGATGAAGAAGAGGCTGCTTCCTCAGAGCTCAGGGCTTTGGAAGAGGAGGGCGAGTCAGCCGGAGGCAAAACCGATAAGAGAAAGAAGATCTGTGCTGTGTGCAGCAAACGCTTCTGGAGCCTGCAAGACTTGACCAGACACATGCGTTCACATACTG GTGAACGACCTTATAAGTGCCAAACCTGCCATCGTACCTTCACCCTAAAGCACAGTCTGGTGAGGCATCAGCGTGTCCACCAGAAACCCACGGATGAAAAAGGGACCGATGAGGCAGAGATGAACGAAGAAACGGATGGAGCAAGAGATGACGAAAGAGTGATGGAGGGAAAAGATATCAGGTGTTCATCTGGAAGTGAAAGTGAAGCAACAGCTCCAATCCAGAGTGAAAATGAATGTGAGAAAGCAGGAGTGCCCCAAAAAGAAGAGAGTGATGGACACTTGAAGGACATTAAGGAGAAGCAGCACCCTGATGATACATCTATGGAGATGAGTTTTGCTGAAGAACCTCCCAAAGAACCTCAGCCTGATGGGGCCGAACAGGAGGAGCATCCAACCGAGGAACAGTTAGTCGACTCAGTAGAGACCCAATCAGGCTGTGGCCCAGAACCTGCAAAAATCAGTGTCTCTAGCTGTACAGCGGCTCAGGAAATGACAGAGACGCCTGTTCAGTGA
- the rreb1b gene encoding ras-responsive element-binding protein 1 isoform X4, whose protein sequence is MEMESASPEKTVSNGVGAADVNEQSNLPEDTVNNKPSTHTTEPVEETDCDGMDRPEHEDEGGVRTEEELSSINSMMSTVMNVGQINGVDSEPTKTSPRNTTKSPSANRTGRRNQEVKEDRSSFICPLCNKNCMTQHQLTMHIRQHNTDSGGTDHSCSICGKALSSASSLDRHMLVHSGERPYKCVICSQTFTTNGNMHRHMKIHEKDANSIPTSNSSQINKHRRLSTKRKPSAEDEAEQAEEPPVKKVMLMQKSGEDDSIKSEEDPLHCPICFKTFICKYDLESHMETHPDTTLRCNICCITFRTHRGLLRHNAVIHNQLPTDPTGRPFIQNNPSIPLGFGDLAFIDFSCQKFPQIAQIWCESNLRRCSSKFHKFVCEVCNKAFPLQQSLDLHKSSHKCNTDTSTEPQEQNAYAIKDTPKVNSHSMDTKEVNEQITHVDSTRSDEKNGFMECLGLQHSSFAKPEKSEEQIQQEVLDSIRFIRVEPPSTNLPQESSSSLGISIMEPVSLQAMNKNAALSLLSLQPLHGVVSSGMFVPISGQAAVELADIEQILKIAASVPPQMSLSLLPKGLGSPLQVDPKQISSLNPKPLITPRSSMGASTPPPPVMNAQQASSGNISPSLPPQTGQQVRATRQSLASSSSSTSSSPTNWESTQLGPDVIGTTIISYETGKQEEFDSKEKESRVVGKKTAKAEYPCRFCKEVFSFLGGLQAHMRHHLGASPYQCTICSYAAPDNATLIRHLRTHSGERPYVCRLCHYPFTVKANCERHLRKKHMKNTRKDIEKNIEYVTTSSSVSIGGTTLELLDAAGAGSTSCRYCGEDLKNYRALQIHLRTHNGCQRKPFECRQCGVAFLAKRNCIHHLLKHHPDVPEREIEEHIKSLVPVVVGGDTTVQTNPPTSNGLINSIVPQSVGPFSAPAEDQDQPLDFSSKSQKSIASNVKLEGTTSPPFNDCSMEPIDLSIPKDPEKKRMMKELPQSMSLNHHKVKKEKNSETTPGLLTALPVSTSNLAPALSSDLTKHFTRLKPLLPKPSSVSSTSEMAPLASIAQIISSVSATPVLIETGIDAKNTVSAMDFNTISEKKGLGTAKLDSTQNVSPDNSKKRGKKRTFQEEFCDPRLATGSGIDLESSGEFPSVEKMLATTDANKFSPYLQPSQMEPMKEEKEKPSVNKEAKEGREDKPKKPPQNKGKKNAYSNSVQKMTCPYCPRLFPWASSLQRHMLTHTGQKPYPCPQCESFFSTKSNCERHLLRKHGISNRALQTSGSRPKPKADEGSQGSTGSIESVSDAEPSVDIVDMSSVNPKQEERASSPEQAPEQTGQSGAEQTDSSTDPNQTQPAEGKPERVENDDDDDSQSNKSLDMNLASKLVDFKLSGTEQNQPKSTAEPVSPPDEFPHTCASCKKTFRHAATLSRHQKSHNQEVQSEDGGKKGRRQSASQNPITAPRKEMEQDANLEDDEKEENSSCVESGVDEEEKERDDTSDDEEEAASSELRALEEEGESAGGKTDKRKKICAVCSKRFWSLQDLTRHMRSHTGERPYKCQTCHRTFTLKHSLVRHQRVHQKPTDEKGTDEAEMNEETDGARDDERVMEGKDIRCSSGSESEATAPIQSENECEKAGVPQKEESDGHLKDIKEKQHPDDTSMEMSFAEEPPKEPQPDGAEQEEHPTEEQLVDSVETQSGCGPEPAKISVSSCTAAQEMTETPVQ, encoded by the exons ATGG AAATGGAAAGTGCCTCTCCTGAAAAGACTGTCAGCAATGGTGTCGGGGCTGCCGATGTGAATGAACAGTCTAATTTACCAGAAGACACTGTTAACAATAagccatccacacacacaacagaaccTGTTGAAG AAACAGACTGTGATGGAATGGACAGACCAGAGCATGAAGATGAAGGTGGAGTCAGAACAGAGGAGGAGCTGTCCTCCATCAACTCCATGATGAGCACTGTCATGAATGTGGGCCAGATCAATGGAGTCGACTCTGAGCCCACCAAAACATCTCCCAGAAATACCACCAAATCACCCTCTGCCAACCGTACTGGGAGAAGAAATCAG GAAGTCAAAGAAGATCGCTCAAGCTTCATTTGCCCCCTGTGTAACAAAAACTGCATGACACAGCACCAGCTCACCATGCATATCAGACAG CACAACACAGATAGTGGGGGTACTGACCACTCCTGCAGTATCTGTGGGAAGGCTTTGAGCTCGGCCAGTTCTCTGGACCGCCACATGCTGGTTCACAGTGGAGAGAGGCCATACAAGTGTGTGATATGTAGCCAGACATTCACCACCAATGGAAACATGCACAG GCACATGAAAATACATGAAAAGGATGCAAACAGTATTCCTACCTCCAATTCTTCCCAAATAAACAAGCACCGACGACTTTCTACTAAGAGAAAGCCCAGTGCAGAGGATGAAGCGGAGCAGGCTGAGGAACCACCAGTTAAAAAG GTGATGTTGATGCAAAAGTCTGGAGAGGACGATTCTATCAAGAGTGAAGAAGATCCCCTTCACTGCCCCATCTGCTTTAAGACATTCATCTGTAAATATGATCTGGAATCACACATGGAGACACATCCTGACACTACACTCAG GTGTAATATTTGTTGCATTACCTTTCGTACGCACCGTGGTCTCCTGCGTCATAATGCCGTCATTCATAATCAGCTTCCCACTGACCCCACTGGACGACCCTTTATCCAGAATAACCCCTCCATACCTCTGGGGTTTGGAGACTTGGCTTTCATTGACTTCAGCTGTCAAAAGTTTCCCCAAATTGCACAG atctGGTGTGAGAGTAATTTGCGCAGATGCTCTAGCAAGTTCCATAAATTTGTTTGTGAGGTCTGCAACAAGGCCTTCCCTCTTCAGCAGTCTTTGGATCTCCACAAATCCTCACATAAATGTAACACAGACACCAGCACTGAACCTCAGGAACAAAATGCATATGCTATTAAGGATACACCCAAAGTCAACTCCCATTCCATGGATACCAAGGAGGTCAATGAACAAATAACACATGTTGATAGTACCCGTTCAGATGAGAAGAACGGTTTCATGGAGTGCCTAGGTCTCCAGCACTCCTCTTTTGCCAAGCCAGAGAAATCAGAAGAGCAAATTCAGCAGGAAGTTTTAGACagcattcgcttcattcgcgtcgAGCCACCTTCAACAAATCTACCTCAAGAAAGCAGTAGCAGTCTCGGCATCTCTATTATGGAGCCTGTCTCTCTTCAAGCCATGAACAAGAATGCCGCCCTCAGCCTCCTGTCGTTACAGCCGCTCCATGGTGTTGTTAGTAGCGGTATGTTTGTCCCAATAAGTGGTCAAGCTGCTGTGGAGCTGGCGGACATTGAACAAATCCTTAAGATCGCAGCCTCAGTGCCACCTCAGATGTCTTTGTCTCTGCTTCCCAAAGGTCTGGGCAGTCCTTTACAGGTTGACCCCAAACAAATTTCTTCCCTGAACCCTAAGCCTTTAATCACTCCTCGATCCAGCATGGGTGCTTCCACACCCCCTCCACCCGTCATGAACGCCCAACAGGCCTCATCGGGTAACATCAGTCCTAGCCTTCCACCCCAAACGGGCCAACAAGTAAGAGCTACCAGACAATCATTAGCCTCCTCTTCGTCCTCAACCTCGTCCTCTCCCACAAATTGGGAGTCTACTCAACTGGGGCCAGATGTCATAGGAACCACGATTATCTCTTATGAAACTGGAAAGCAAGAAGAGTTTGACAGTAAAGAGAAGGAATCAAGAGTTGTGGGCAAGAAGACAGCCAAGGCCGAGTACCCTTGTCGGTTCTGCAAAGAagtcttttcatttttaggtggtCTTCAGGCTCATATGCGTCACCATCTGGGAGCTTCGCCATATCAGTGTACCATTTGTAGCTATGCCGCTCCTGACAACGCAACGTTGATTCGACATCTCAGAACGCACAGCGGTGAGCGGCCATACGTATGTCGCCTCTGTCACTACCCTTTCACTGTGAAGGCCAACTGTGAACGCCATCTGCGTAAGAAACACATGAAGAACACACGAAAAGACATAGAGAAAAACATAGAATATGTAACCACCTCCTCTAGCGTGAGCATTGGAGGCACAACATTAGAACTCCTTGATGCGGCTGGTGCCGGTAGCACATCTTGTCGATATTGTGGGGAGGACCTTAAGAACTATCGAGCCCTTCAGATTCATCTGCGAACACACAATGGATGTCAACGTAAGCCATTTGAGTGTAGGCAATGTGGGGTGGCATTTCTCGCTAAAAGGAACTGCATTCACCACTTGCTGAAGCACCACCCAGATGTTCCAGAAAGGGAAATTGAAGAACACATTAAAAGTCTTGTACCAGTTGTGGTTGGAGGAGACACCACTGTTCAAACCAACCCTCCAACCTCAAATGGGCTGATTAACAGCATTGTCCCTCAGAGTGTAGGTCCCTTCTCTGCACCCGCTGAGGACCAGGACCAGCCTTTGGATTTCTCTAGCAAATCTCAAAAATCAATTGCTTCAAATGTTAAGCTTGAAGGAACAACATCTCCTCCCTTTAATGACTGCTCTATGGAGCCCATTGATCTCTCAATACCTAAGGATCCTGAGAAGAAGAGAATGATGAAAGAACTTCCTCAGAGCATGTCCCTGAACCATCATAAGGTCAAGAAAGAAAAGAACTCTGAAACAACCCCtggacttcttacagctctccCAGTTTCCACTTCTAACTTGGCCCCAGCTCTATCCAGTGACCTTACCAAACACTTTACTCGTTTGAAGCCACTTTTACCAAAACCATCTTCTGTTTCCAGTACTTCTGAAATGGCTCCGCTGGCCTCCATTGCTCAGATCATCTCGTCTGTGTCAGCTACCCCGGTGCTGATCGAAACGGGAATAGATGCCAAGAACACTGTTAGTGCAATGGATTTTAATACAATAAGTGAGAAGAAGGGTCTAGGCACCGCTAAACTCGATTCCACTCAAAATGTATCTCCTGATAACTCAAAGAAGAGAGGCAAGAAGAGAACATTTCAGGAGGAGTTCTGTGATCCAAGATTGGCAACAGGCAGTGGCATTGACCTTGAGTCAAGTGGCGAGTTTCCCAGTGTAGAGAAAATGCTAGCTACTACTGATGCAAATAAATTCAGCCCCTACTTACAACCCAGTCAGATGGAGCCAATGAAAGAAGAGAAAGAGAAGCCGTCTGTCAATAAGGAGGCAAAGGAAGGACGAGAGGACAAGCCAAAGAAACCCCCACAGAACAAAGGAAAGAAGAATGCCTACTCCAATTCAGTGCAGAAAATGACCTGCCCGTACTGCCCACGTTTGTTCCCCTGGGCCAGCTCATTGCAAAGGCATATGCTAACACACACAG GTCAGAAGCCATACCCTTGTCCTCAGTGTGAGTCGTTCTTCTCCACCAAGTCAAACTGTGAGCGCCACCTGCTCCGCAAACATGGGATATCTAACCGAGCACTTCAAACCAGTGGATCTCGACCCAAACCTAAAGCTGACGAAGGGTCCCAAGGAAGCACAGGCAGTATTG AGAGCGTATCTGACGCTGAACCTTCTGTGGATATTGTGGATATGAGCTCTGTCAACCCCAAACAAGAAGAGAGAGCTTCATCCCCAGAACAAGCACCAGAACAAACAGGACAATCAGGCGCTGAACAAACAGACAGCAGCACAGATCCAAACCAAACACAGCCAGCTGAAGGAAAGCCTGAGAGAGTAgaaaatgatgatgatgacgactCTCAGAGCAACAAGAGTCTTGATATGAACCTTGCCAGCAAGCTCGTAGACTTCAAGCTTTCTGGAACAGAGCAGAACCAGCCTAAATCAACTGCTGAACCGGTTTCTCCTCCCGACGAGTTCCCCCACACCTGTGCGTCCTGCAAAAAGACCTTCCGCCATGCAGCCACTCTCAGCCGGCACCAGAAATCTCACAATCAGGAGGTCCAGTCCGAGGATGGAGGCAAGAAGGGAAGACGCCAAAGTGCTTCACAAAACCCAATCACAGCGCCCAGAAAAGAGATGGAGCAGGACGCAAATTTAGAAGATGATGAAAAGGAGGAGAATAGCAGCTGTGTAGAAAGTGGTGTTGatgaggaggagaaggagagaGACGATACGAGTGATGATGAAGAAGAGGCTGCTTCCTCAGAGCTCAGGGCTTTGGAAGAGGAGGGCGAGTCAGCCGGAGGCAAAACCGATAAGAGAAAGAAGATCTGTGCTGTGTGCAGCAAACGCTTCTGGAGCCTGCAAGACTTGACCAGACACATGCGTTCACATACTG GTGAACGACCTTATAAGTGCCAAACCTGCCATCGTACCTTCACCCTAAAGCACAGTCTGGTGAGGCATCAGCGTGTCCACCAGAAACCCACGGATGAAAAAGGGACCGATGAGGCAGAGATGAACGAAGAAACGGATGGAGCAAGAGATGACGAAAGAGTGATGGAGGGAAAAGATATCAGGTGTTCATCTGGAAGTGAAAGTGAAGCAACAGCTCCAATCCAGAGTGAAAATGAATGTGAGAAAGCAGGAGTGCCCCAAAAAGAAGAGAGTGATGGACACTTGAAGGACATTAAGGAGAAGCAGCACCCTGATGATACATCTATGGAGATGAGTTTTGCTGAAGAACCTCCCAAAGAACCTCAGCCTGATGGGGCCGAACAGGAGGAGCATCCAACCGAGGAACAGTTAGTCGACTCAGTAGAGACCCAATCAGGCTGTGGCCCAGAACCTGCAAAAATCAGTGTCTCTAGCTGTACAGCGGCTCAGGAAATGACAGAGACGCCTGTTCAGTGA